From Streptomyces sp. NBC_00370, a single genomic window includes:
- a CDS encoding MFS transporter, with amino-acid sequence MSTGSGADSAPAPNSTLDSKTGGGTFSSLRIRNYRLFATGAVVSNIGTWMSRVTQDWLVLSLTGSSAAVGITTALQFLPMLLFGLYGGVIADRYPKRRILIVSQGLMGLCGLVLAVLTLSGHIQVWHVYLIAFMVGMVTVVDNPSRQSFVSEMVGPDQLRNAVSLNSANFQTARLIGPAVAGVLITSIGSGYSFLLNGLSFLAPLTGLLLMRQSELHKAHRVARGKGQLREGLRYVKGRPDLIGPIVLVGFIGTFGFNFPIWLTAFANDVYHGGAGMYAFFNILMAAGSLAGALLAARRRATKLRLLIIAAMGFGLLEVLVSLSPTVWLFSLLLVPIGVLGMTTNITTNTRVQMAAEPAMRGRVMSLYMMVFVGGTPVGGPLLGWVSDTFGARIAFAAGGAVSLIAAAVIGLVMARVVGVRLKVGLRDGRPHVEFVPRGELATAA; translated from the coding sequence TTGAGTACGGGATCCGGAGCAGACTCCGCCCCCGCACCGAATTCCACCCTCGACAGCAAGACCGGCGGCGGAACGTTCTCGTCGCTGAGGATCCGCAACTACCGCCTCTTCGCGACGGGCGCCGTCGTCTCCAACATCGGCACCTGGATGTCCAGGGTCACGCAGGACTGGCTGGTCCTGAGCCTGACCGGCTCCTCGGCGGCCGTGGGTATCACCACCGCGCTGCAGTTCCTGCCGATGCTTCTCTTCGGCCTCTACGGCGGTGTCATCGCCGACCGCTATCCCAAGCGGCGCATCCTGATTGTCAGCCAGGGACTGATGGGCCTGTGCGGCCTCGTCCTCGCCGTACTGACGCTCTCCGGACACATCCAGGTCTGGCACGTGTACCTGATCGCCTTCATGGTCGGCATGGTCACGGTCGTCGACAACCCGAGCCGGCAGTCCTTCGTCTCGGAGATGGTCGGCCCCGACCAGCTGCGTAACGCCGTCAGCCTCAACTCGGCCAACTTCCAGACCGCCCGGCTGATCGGCCCCGCCGTCGCCGGTGTCCTCATCACCTCGATCGGCAGCGGCTACTCGTTCCTGCTGAACGGCCTGTCGTTCCTCGCCCCGCTCACCGGCCTGCTGCTGATGCGTCAGAGCGAGCTGCACAAGGCCCACCGCGTCGCGCGCGGCAAGGGGCAGCTGAGAGAAGGGCTGCGCTACGTGAAGGGGCGGCCCGACCTGATCGGGCCGATCGTCCTTGTCGGCTTCATCGGCACGTTCGGCTTCAACTTCCCGATCTGGCTGACGGCCTTCGCCAACGACGTCTACCACGGCGGCGCCGGGATGTACGCCTTCTTCAACATCCTGATGGCGGCCGGCTCCCTGGCCGGAGCCCTGCTCGCGGCCCGCCGCCGCGCCACGAAGCTGCGGCTGCTGATCATCGCGGCGATGGGCTTCGGGCTGCTGGAGGTCCTGGTCTCCCTGTCGCCCACCGTGTGGCTGTTCTCGCTGCTGCTGGTGCCGATCGGCGTGCTGGGCATGACGACCAACATCACCACCAACACCCGCGTCCAGATGGCCGCTGAACCGGCCATGCGCGGCCGGGTGATGAGCCTCTACATGATGGTCTTCGTCGGCGGTACCCCCGTCGGCGGCCCGCTGCTGGGCTGGGTGTCCGACACCTTCGGCGCCCGCATCGCGTTCGCCGCCGGCGGCGCGGTCTCCCTGATAGCGGCGGCGGTCATCGGACTGGTGATGGCACGCGTGGTCGGCGTACGGCTCAAGGTGGGCCTACGTGACGGCCGTCCGCACGTGGAGTTCGTCCCACGGGGGGAGCTGGCGACGGCGGCGTGA
- a CDS encoding MarR family winged helix-turn-helix transcriptional regulator: MPDLTHGDENDAAVNAIRSAVMRLGRRLKHQHVDESLSPTEISVLGTLARCGSATPGELARKEHVQPPSMTRIVALLEAKGLVRLEPHPDDRRQKVVSQTEEAEAMLEQSRRKRNVWLTTLAEGLDEDEWAKLRAAAPVLEKLAHL; this comes from the coding sequence ATGCCTGACCTGACCCACGGCGACGAGAATGACGCCGCCGTGAACGCCATCCGCTCCGCCGTCATGCGGCTGGGCCGGCGTCTGAAGCATCAACACGTGGACGAGTCGCTGAGTCCCACCGAGATCTCGGTGCTCGGCACCCTTGCCCGGTGCGGCTCTGCCACACCCGGCGAACTGGCCCGCAAGGAACACGTCCAGCCGCCCTCGATGACCCGGATCGTCGCGCTGCTGGAAGCGAAGGGGCTCGTCAGGCTGGAGCCGCATCCCGACGACCGCCGGCAGAAGGTCGTCAGCCAGACCGAAGAGGCAGAGGCGATGCTCGAACAGAGCCGCCGCAAGCGCAACGTCTGGCTGACCACGCTCGCCGAGGGCCTGGACGAGGACGAGTGGGCGAAGCTGCGCGCTGCCGCCCCCGTGCTGGAGAAGCTCGCGCATCTGTAA
- a CDS encoding NCS2 family permease, with protein sequence MPPLDRYFRISERGSSVAREVRGGFATFFAMAYIIVLNPIILGSAKDMYGHHLDSGQLATATVLTAAFSTLLMGVIGNVPIALAAGLGVNSVVALQLAPRMSWPDAMGMVVLAGVVVMLLVATGLRERVMNAVPTGLRKGIAIGIGLFIMLIGLVDSGFVSRIPDVAQTTVPLQLGGDGHLNGWPVLVFVLGVLLTLALIVRKVPGAILISIIAMTVLALIINAVVSKQPNWGLTTPKWPGNPVAAPDFGLFGHFSLFGGFHKVGILTGVLFVFTVLLSCFFDAMGTILGVGDEAKLMDDKGRLPGMNKVLFIDGIAVAAGGSTSASAGTCFVESTAGVGEGARTGLASVVTGALFGLALFLTPLATMVPSQAATPALIAVGFLILAGSVRDIDWGDFTIAVPAFLAMVLMPFTYSITNGIGVGFITFCVLRLAVGRGRDVPVPMYVVSAVFVFYYLMPALGLT encoded by the coding sequence ATGCCGCCCCTCGACCGCTACTTCAGGATCTCGGAGCGCGGCTCCTCGGTCGCCCGCGAGGTGCGCGGCGGCTTCGCCACCTTCTTCGCGATGGCCTACATCATCGTGCTGAACCCGATCATCCTCGGCAGCGCGAAGGACATGTACGGGCACCACCTGGACAGCGGCCAGCTGGCCACCGCCACGGTGCTGACCGCCGCCTTCTCCACCCTCCTGATGGGCGTCATCGGCAACGTGCCGATCGCGCTGGCCGCCGGGCTCGGCGTGAACTCCGTCGTCGCCCTCCAGCTCGCCCCGAGGATGAGCTGGCCCGACGCGATGGGCATGGTCGTACTCGCCGGTGTCGTGGTGATGCTGCTGGTCGCGACCGGGCTGCGGGAGCGCGTCATGAACGCCGTGCCGACCGGGCTGCGCAAGGGCATCGCCATCGGTATCGGCCTCTTCATCATGCTGATCGGCCTGGTCGACTCCGGTTTCGTCTCCCGCATCCCGGACGTCGCCCAGACCACGGTGCCGCTCCAGCTCGGCGGCGACGGGCATCTGAACGGCTGGCCGGTGCTGGTCTTCGTGCTCGGGGTGCTGCTCACCCTCGCGCTGATCGTCCGCAAGGTGCCGGGCGCGATCCTGATCTCCATCATCGCCATGACGGTCCTCGCGCTGATCATCAACGCCGTCGTCTCGAAGCAGCCCAACTGGGGGCTGACCACCCCCAAGTGGCCGGGCAACCCGGTCGCCGCCCCGGACTTCGGCCTCTTCGGTCACTTCAGTCTCTTCGGCGGCTTCCACAAGGTCGGCATCCTGACCGGGGTCCTCTTCGTCTTCACCGTGCTGCTGTCCTGCTTCTTCGACGCCATGGGCACGATCCTCGGCGTCGGCGACGAGGCCAAGCTCATGGACGACAAGGGCCGGCTGCCGGGCATGAACAAGGTCCTGTTCATCGACGGCATCGCGGTCGCGGCCGGCGGCTCGACGTCGGCGTCCGCCGGCACCTGCTTCGTGGAGTCGACGGCCGGTGTCGGTGAGGGGGCCAGGACCGGTCTGGCGTCCGTCGTCACCGGGGCGCTGTTCGGGCTCGCGCTGTTCCTCACCCCGCTCGCGACGATGGTTCCCTCCCAGGCGGCCACCCCCGCGCTGATCGCCGTCGGCTTCCTGATCCTCGCCGGATCGGTCAGGGACATCGACTGGGGCGACTTCACCATCGCCGTGCCGGCCTTCCTGGCCATGGTGCTGATGCCGTTCACGTACTCGATCACCAACGGTATCGGCGTCGGCTTCATCACCTTCTGCGTCCTGCGGCTGGCCGTCGGGCGCGGCAGGGACGTACCGGTGCCGATGTACGTGGTGTCGGCGGTGTTCGTCTTCTACTACCTGATGCCGGCGCTGGGCCTGACGTAA